GGGCTTTCCTGACCTGTGTTCTGTCCCTATTCAGCTTGGGAagtaactttgaaaataatttatggtATAGGGGTTTTTATTCACCTTCCAAAACATTTACTTCTTGTTGTGATGcactgatttgattttttaaactttctaagtaaaaattaataatcaaaagaagtaaccatttaaataaatatccTTATTATATATTCCCTTTCTGGTTCTTGTTTATCCCCTAGACGGAATGTCAAGTGGAGATGATCAGCAATTACAGGCTCTTGCCAAACCCACTTTTACTGAAGTACAAGCCTCTGCAGTAGTTGAATCAGTATTTGGGTTAAAAGTTTCTAAGATCCAGCCACTTCCTAGCTATGATGACCAAAACTTTCACGTTCACATTTCAAAAACTAAAGACACTACAGATGGCCCAATTGAATATGTTCTCAAAATAAGCAACACAGAATCCAGCAAAAATCCAGACCTGATTGAAGTGCAGAATCACATCATCATGTTTCTGAAAGCAGCTGGATTTCCAACGGCCTCTGTGTGTCGCACTAAAGGAGACAACACAACCTCTCTTATGTCCATAGGTAAGAGTTGACCAACTTATCAACCTATTGCCTCTCCAGGTAATAGGGCCATTACTGCATTTTGAAATACAGTATCAAAATTAGGATCATAATTCCAAGCAGAGATATAGTTATTTTTTCCAGTGGTTGGGGGAAGATGCAAAGTGGAAATTGGGTCTCTGATTTTAGAAATGGCAAGAGCTGGGATCTGGTATAGTGTTTCTGCTTAGAAAGGCCCTGATGAATGGTAACTTCAGGGAAATTagtggaacatttttaaaattttatttcataagatttatttatttatttcagtgctagggttcaaa
The Sciurus carolinensis chromosome 2, mSciCar1.2, whole genome shotgun sequence DNA segment above includes these coding regions:
- the Hykk gene encoding hydroxylysine kinase isoform X2 gives rise to the protein MSSGDDQQLQALAKPTFTEVQASAVVESVFGLKVSKIQPLPSYDDQNFHVHISKTKDTTDGPIEYVLKISNTESSKNPDLIEVQNHIIMFLKAAGFPTASVCRTKGDNTTSLMSIDSGTEIKSYLVRLLTYLPGKPIAKIPVSTQLLYEIGTLAAKLDKALEKFHHPKLSSLHRENFIWNLKNIPLLEKYVNALGRNRNREIVEQVIQLFKEEIMTKLSHFREY